One segment of Agromyces albus DNA contains the following:
- a CDS encoding LacI family DNA-binding transcriptional regulator produces the protein MTESKGSRRVSMTDVARRAGVSQSTVSYVLSGSRSISDRTRKAVERAIQELDFTPNAAAQALRGERSDTLVLSSPADDAYNDDTVGVYYLEVAAAARRAGCDLLLATDAADSGAALHRITASKRADAAILMSVIATDPRVRALERNGTPAIAMGDPTPFSSMPFVDYDFTADGRLAVDALVSWGHRSMVYVAFTDDELDEGLLYAERGIEGVRAAAERAGAHVHVMRSSRDVGEQARRLDALLDADPRPTALLCSYLSGFDRARGQFLARHPEVDPGRSVIALGTTGRSGGPGADSTRTVHSVRDIAETAVRMALLASTGKRSPSLKLVPDFEVLGA, from the coding sequence ATGACCGAGTCGAAGGGGTCGCGGCGGGTCTCGATGACGGATGTCGCACGGCGTGCCGGCGTGTCGCAGAGCACAGTCTCCTATGTGCTGAGTGGATCGAGATCCATCTCGGATCGAACCCGGAAGGCCGTGGAGCGCGCGATCCAGGAGCTCGACTTCACGCCGAATGCTGCGGCGCAGGCACTGCGCGGGGAGCGAAGTGACACGCTCGTGCTCTCCTCGCCTGCGGACGACGCGTACAACGACGACACGGTGGGCGTCTACTACCTGGAAGTGGCGGCGGCGGCGCGCAGGGCGGGATGCGATCTGCTGCTTGCGACGGACGCGGCGGACAGCGGAGCCGCACTCCACCGGATCACGGCGAGTAAACGCGCCGATGCGGCCATCCTGATGTCGGTCATCGCGACGGACCCTCGCGTTCGGGCGCTCGAGCGCAATGGCACCCCCGCGATCGCAATGGGAGACCCGACGCCGTTCAGTTCCATGCCATTCGTCGACTACGACTTCACCGCCGACGGGAGGTTGGCCGTCGACGCACTTGTGTCGTGGGGCCACCGGTCGATGGTGTACGTCGCGTTCACCGACGACGAACTCGATGAGGGTCTTCTTTACGCGGAGCGTGGCATCGAAGGTGTTCGGGCAGCCGCGGAGCGGGCAGGGGCCCATGTGCACGTCATGCGATCTTCGAGGGACGTCGGGGAGCAGGCTCGGCGTCTCGATGCGCTGCTCGATGCCGATCCGCGGCCGACGGCGCTTCTCTGCTCGTACCTGTCGGGGTTCGATCGCGCTCGGGGCCAGTTCCTCGCACGGCACCCAGAAGTCGATCCGGGTCGTTCGGTGATCGCGCTCGGCACGACCGGGCGCTCTGGAGGCCCGGGTGCCGACTCGACCAGGACGGTTCACTCGGTTCGCGACATCGCGGAGACAGCGGTGCGCATGGCGCTTCTCGCCTCGACGGGGAAGCGGTCACCATCGCTCAAGCTGGTCCCCGACTTCGAGGTGCTCGGCGCCTGA
- a CDS encoding glycoside hydrolase family 66 protein gives MPSPTLLPTRASFAMGEPVGIEIGADDGVTGTLSVWRLGELVHREEGAGRGIRLLEGLDRGGYGIELEIGDSVVARTAVEVARDQNARLRYGFVASYRPGKDTAAVARFARRLHLNGIQFYDWAYRHAELLGGGEEYDDALGQPISLATVRDLVGAVQGAGSRAYGYAAVYAVGPNEWEAWSEHALLAPSGEPYALGDFLFLVDPAARPWLDHFRGELARAVTEIGFDGFHLDQYGYPKFAASPDGRSVDVGESFVRGIEGVRDALPEARLIFNNVNDFPTWRTAGAPQDAVYIEVWEPQTTLGSLAAVVTRARAAGSGKPVVIAAYQHVYDRADAAASDRATSLTMATLFSHGATQLLAGEAGRLLVDPYYVRNHEAEPQTLHLLARWYDFLVEHDALLQDPAIVEVTGSYAGDYNGDLDVSYVETPVTGDPIAGSVWRRITSTSHGLVMHLINLRGQSDTLWDAPRAEPESPGEGTLRFRLVRGRMPRVRVADPDAQPRLIDLPVRLEGDHAVVILPAPNIWQVVHIEL, from the coding sequence ATGCCTTCACCAACTCTTCTGCCCACCCGTGCCTCGTTCGCCATGGGCGAGCCCGTCGGCATCGAGATCGGCGCCGACGACGGCGTCACCGGCACGCTGAGCGTGTGGCGCCTCGGCGAACTCGTGCATCGCGAGGAGGGCGCCGGCCGCGGCATCCGCTTGCTCGAGGGCCTCGATCGCGGCGGCTACGGCATCGAGCTCGAGATCGGCGACAGCGTCGTCGCACGCACGGCGGTCGAGGTCGCGCGCGACCAGAACGCCCGCTTGCGGTACGGTTTCGTCGCGAGCTACCGGCCGGGCAAAGACACGGCGGCCGTCGCTCGCTTCGCGCGGCGGTTGCACCTGAACGGCATCCAGTTCTATGACTGGGCGTACCGGCACGCCGAGCTGCTCGGCGGCGGAGAGGAGTACGACGACGCACTCGGCCAGCCGATCTCGCTCGCGACCGTGCGCGACCTCGTCGGCGCGGTGCAGGGCGCCGGGTCGCGTGCCTACGGCTACGCCGCGGTCTACGCCGTCGGCCCGAACGAGTGGGAGGCCTGGAGTGAGCACGCACTGCTGGCGCCGAGCGGAGAGCCGTATGCCCTCGGCGACTTCCTCTTCCTCGTTGACCCTGCTGCGCGGCCGTGGCTCGATCACTTCCGCGGCGAGCTGGCGCGTGCCGTCACTGAGATCGGGTTCGATGGGTTCCACCTCGACCAGTACGGATACCCCAAGTTCGCCGCCTCGCCCGACGGGCGCTCGGTCGACGTGGGCGAGTCGTTCGTGCGAGGCATCGAGGGGGTGCGCGATGCGCTGCCCGAGGCACGGCTCATCTTCAACAACGTGAACGACTTCCCCACCTGGCGCACCGCTGGCGCACCGCAAGACGCCGTCTACATCGAAGTGTGGGAGCCGCAGACAACGCTCGGCTCGCTCGCCGCGGTGGTGACCCGGGCGCGCGCGGCCGGTTCGGGCAAGCCCGTCGTGATCGCCGCGTACCAACACGTCTACGACCGAGCGGATGCTGCGGCATCCGACCGCGCAACGTCGCTCACGATGGCGACCCTCTTCTCGCACGGGGCCACGCAGCTGCTCGCCGGCGAGGCCGGGCGCCTGCTCGTCGATCCCTACTACGTTCGCAACCACGAGGCCGAGCCGCAGACACTCCACCTGCTCGCCCGGTGGTACGACTTCCTCGTCGAGCACGACGCGCTCCTGCAGGACCCGGCGATCGTCGAGGTCACCGGGTCGTACGCCGGCGACTACAACGGCGACCTCGATGTGTCGTACGTCGAGACCCCGGTGACCGGTGACCCGATCGCCGGATCCGTCTGGCGGCGCATCACGAGCACGTCGCACGGGCTCGTGATGCACCTGATCAACCTCCGCGGCCAGTCCGACACCCTCTGGGATGCGCCGCGCGCCGAGCCCGAGTCGCCCGGTGAGGGCACCCTGCGCTTCCGTCTGGTTCGCGGACGAATGCCACGGGTGCGCGTCGCCGACCCCGACGCACAGCCGCGGCTCATCGACCTCCCTGTTCGCCTCGAGGGCGACCACGCCGTCGTGATCCTTCCCGCTCCGAACATCTGGCAAGTCGTGCATATCGAACTCTGA
- a CDS encoding carbohydrate ABC transporter permease has product MSRMPLAAVFRYVVLAVGAIIMVTPFIYLLSTSFKPQAYVLTIPPEFIPNPATTANYEQVLTSHNFGLYFLNSTIVTVISTVLSVLISSMMAFAFARFKFRGRELIFRILLIGLIVPAMMLIVPQFVLAKQLHLLDSLVGLIVFYVAGTLALNTFLLRGFFEAIPAELDQAMQIDGASAWSRYWRLAIPLAKPALATATIFTFLANWDEFAWALTIITDQDKLTLPVAIQLFQGQNATEWGLVFAASAIAIIPVIIVFLVFQRYFVQGLTAGAVKG; this is encoded by the coding sequence ATGAGCCGGATGCCGCTTGCCGCCGTCTTCCGCTACGTCGTGCTCGCCGTCGGGGCGATCATCATGGTCACCCCATTCATCTACCTGCTGTCGACGAGTTTCAAGCCGCAGGCGTACGTGCTCACGATTCCACCCGAGTTCATCCCGAACCCGGCGACGACCGCGAACTACGAGCAGGTCCTCACGAGCCACAACTTCGGGCTCTACTTCCTGAACTCCACGATCGTCACGGTGATCTCCACGGTGCTGTCGGTGCTCATCAGCTCGATGATGGCGTTCGCGTTCGCCCGCTTCAAGTTCCGCGGCCGGGAGCTCATCTTCCGGATCCTCCTCATCGGGCTCATCGTGCCCGCGATGATGCTCATCGTGCCGCAGTTCGTGCTCGCGAAGCAGCTGCATCTCCTCGACTCGCTCGTGGGGCTGATCGTGTTCTACGTTGCCGGCACCCTCGCACTCAACACCTTTCTGCTGCGCGGCTTCTTCGAAGCGATCCCGGCCGAGCTCGACCAGGCGATGCAGATCGACGGCGCATCCGCGTGGTCGCGGTACTGGCGGCTCGCGATCCCTCTCGCCAAGCCCGCCCTCGCGACCGCGACGATCTTCACCTTCCTCGCGAACTGGGACGAGTTCGCGTGGGCGCTCACGATCATCACCGATCAGGACAAGCTCACGCTGCCGGTCGCGATCCAGCTCTTCCAAGGGCAGAACGCCACCGAGTGGGGGCTCGTATTCGCGGCATCCGCTATCGCGATCATCCCCGTCATCATCGTCTTCCTCGTGTTCCAGCGGTACTTCGTGCAGGGCCTCACGGCCGGCGCCGTCAAAGGATGA
- a CDS encoding carbohydrate ABC transporter permease — protein sequence MTILPTPLAPAGRAPEQDSGARPAPRRAGRSAVPFGGHRRARHSRKAARAKLTPYLFLAPGVALFAVAILYPITQAVNMSFFDWQLIASATSEFVGLGNYVRALQDDRFWLALANSGIYMLFTVPPQIVLGLAVAILLKKRSPAQPVFRALYYLPVVTSWVVVSLLFKYLFADAGLINFALGDLLHVTDGATSWLANRWTALIAICALGVWKGIGWSMMIFLAALQGVPRSLEEAAIMDGANRWQQLRAVTLPAIWPAMLFVVVMLVIGGFNVFTSVLVMTGGGPGGQTEVLLTYMYQQAFEFLDFGYGSALSVILAIVVFVLAIVQLRVFRDRSGEAYA from the coding sequence GTGACGATCCTCCCCACCCCGCTGGCCCCGGCTGGCCGCGCTCCCGAACAGGATTCGGGTGCGCGGCCGGCACCCCGCCGGGCCGGGCGCTCCGCGGTGCCCTTCGGCGGGCACCGTCGGGCGCGCCACTCCCGCAAGGCTGCCCGAGCGAAACTCACGCCCTATCTCTTCCTCGCGCCCGGCGTTGCGCTCTTCGCCGTGGCGATCCTCTACCCGATCACGCAAGCCGTGAACATGAGCTTCTTCGACTGGCAGCTCATCGCGAGCGCGACGAGCGAGTTCGTCGGCCTCGGCAACTACGTGCGTGCGCTCCAGGACGACCGCTTCTGGCTCGCCCTGGCCAACAGCGGCATCTACATGCTCTTCACCGTGCCGCCGCAGATCGTGCTCGGACTCGCCGTGGCGATCCTGCTGAAGAAGCGCAGCCCCGCGCAGCCGGTGTTCCGTGCGCTGTACTACCTGCCCGTCGTCACGAGCTGGGTGGTCGTCTCCCTCCTCTTCAAGTACCTCTTCGCCGACGCGGGCCTGATCAACTTCGCCCTCGGCGATCTGCTCCATGTCACCGACGGCGCCACGTCATGGCTCGCGAACCGCTGGACCGCGCTCATCGCAATCTGTGCGCTCGGCGTCTGGAAGGGCATCGGCTGGTCCATGATGATCTTCCTCGCAGCTCTTCAGGGCGTGCCGCGCTCGCTCGAAGAGGCCGCGATCATGGACGGGGCGAACCGCTGGCAGCAGCTCCGCGCGGTCACCCTCCCGGCGATCTGGCCGGCGATGCTCTTCGTCGTCGTGATGCTCGTGATCGGCGGGTTCAACGTCTTCACCTCGGTGCTCGTGATGACCGGCGGCGGCCCGGGCGGGCAGACCGAGGTGCTCCTCACGTACATGTACCAGCAGGCCTTCGAGTTCCTCGACTTCGGCTATGGCTCGGCGCTCTCGGTCATCCTCGCGATCGTCGTCTTCGTGCTCGCCATCGTCCAGCTCCGCGTCTTCCGCGACCGCTCAGGGGAGGCCTACGCATGA